The genomic stretch GGCACGGTGGTTTAACCAGTGGGATCAATGGGAAAAGGCCGATAGGAATAGAAAGAACATGCAAGAAGGAGAGCCAAAGCACGAAGGAATGCTACGACAAGGTAGAGCAACGAAGAAGCTTACCAGAAAGAGAAACGCAAAGGAGAAGTGTGTCGAGAGTTCGCCGGAACGCCAAAGGAACGGGTCACCGGAGCACTGGGCACGAAAGAAGTCGCCAAAGCACGAAGGCAGCAACAATGGAACAGAAGTCGGCCTCGAGGTTTTATAGaaatgtgcataacctatttgaattctaaacacatcgAGGCAaacccgctctgatatcaattgttggttaatcctaggaaaacgtactggttccactgtacaaaattttttgtacaagtgtcgaacctttccttaaataacctattgtgttctttagaagttaaattaggaatcgtagacggaacttaacatcattgattccaaatttaacttatttgttcataatggtttagatttgaatcgcaagcggaacttaacactattgattcaaatccacctatgttattaatttcattaaatattaattttaaaaattgacttccaggactgcatggcgagacacatgaccttcttggatatgggagcaaccaccaccgcctagacaaagccttttaaggaaagctaatatttaatttccttaaataactctaggttaaccaaaaagaacaatcgaatcacaaattcgaaaacaaagaaaacacaaactcgaaaaactaattcaaaaagctatatctaatgtctcttgtgtttggaattcatacaaataaaaataaacaagtatgatgcggaaaataaatactagtaatacctttctttgtgaattttaatgacctcttgatcttctaccgtattcctcttctaacctcggacgttgtgtggacaacgatcttccgagatgagaaccaccaagcaccttcttcttccttctaggtttcggccaccaagagtccttcttgatggataggttcggccaccaccaatgctccaagggatgctagagactagacttcctttctctccttctccttgcttgatccggccaccatgaGAACTCCAACAATGAAGAAGTTTtggccacaataaggagaggagagaaaaagaggggtcggccacacctaaggagaaaaagagaggagaaaaatagaatagaggttctCACCATgaagcacctctaccccctcttttatattccttggtcttggcaaataaggaaattttaataaaaactttcttaattcctttgccatgaaaaaaaaaattaattgatttaaaatcaatttccttttctcaaaccatatggccggccactattctaatcccaatcaaggaaaatttaattcacacaagaattaaaacttcctaatttgtttccagaaatttataaaaaatttctccaataattttcccttcatggtggtttgtaaaaaggaaattttataaattaaaatattttttttaaacatgtggatgatttccaaaaaggaaagttatttctaaaaaattaaaatattcttttaatctacaaataaggaaagatatcaaatcttttcttaatcttttgtagaagagaatatttaatttttaaactctcttttaaatcatgaatatggttaaaaaagaaaagttttctcaaaattaaaatctacctttcaatctacaaataaagaaagatttcaaatcttttcttaatcttttatagaaagctataaaaggaaagatttaaattttaaactctcttttaaaaccatgaaatccacataagaaaaattttaaaaataaaattactttttattttaatagggtcggtcacctaagcttgggttcaagctagggctggtcacctcatgaacccatgaaccatgcctttggtcggccctagcttggactccaagctagcttggccggcccctataggatgggtaagaaggtgggtatagtactctataattaagaggctacgatagggaccgagaggaagaattggttttggtctcccgatgaaattaagcatcccatgttcgccccgaacacataacttaatttcatcaataataattcattccactaaagaactattattgaactaccgcaccaatcccaaattacattttggactccttcttattatgagtgtgttagtctccctgtgtttaagataacaaatgtccactaattaagtaagttactgacaactcacttaattaatatctagctccaagagtagtaccactcaacttcatcgtcatgtcggactgcagggtttaacatgacaatccttatgagctcctctttgggtcattctcaacctagattactaggacacagtttccttctataatcaacaacacacactataagtaatatcatttcccaacttatcaggcttattgatttatcgagctaaatctcacacattgataagtcaaagaaataaatactaaatatatgtgtttgttattatattaggattaagagcacacacttccataataactaaggtctagttcttttataaagtcagtacaaaaagaacttacctaaaatggtcctactcaatacacttggagtgtatcagtgtaatttattagttaagataaactaatatttaattacacttcGACTACTTCAAcgggttgttcctttccattttagtcgcgagcaattgtttataatttataaagcaccgacaacatgatcttctgtgtgttacaccacacaccatgttgtctactatataaattatttgaacaaattacatttaacaaataaatgtagatatttgaccattgtgattctttatttctaaataaatatttatataaaagctaggtttttagtatacactctaacaccatcGTGGCAAACGCCCCCGCCGTACGATGACCGCGGCGACGCCACGTGGCACCAAGTTAAAGGGCAGCATTTAATGGAGGGCATTACTCGGCGTGGTCGTGTGCTCGGTTTTAATGACGGGGATTTGCACAAATTTCGAGGAAATTTCGATGACGACAGCTTTGACCACAAGTAGACCCGGACATGGAGCGATAAGATTAACAAGCACCGGCGCACTCCTTGCCGAGCGACCAACGAAGGTTCGACCGAGCAGATAGCTCAAGTCCACTTGGGCCACTTCAGCATCACTTCCGATCGACCGGCAAAGCACTAAATCaatttgtccagtcagtcagacttacagcctccttcgactagacttaaaggggaggcatgtgatccaggGATAAAGTGGGACCCGGATGGTAGAGGGGCCAATGACACGTGGGGGTCAGAGTCAGCACGGTCAACATCCCGGGCTCGGCCGGGCGACCGGCGTACTGCCCGGGCGGCAGCGCGACAGCCCAGCTCAAcgttgggtttccgacgctcaggggCCGAGCGGAGTCCCCGCTCGACCGGATGATGGGCATTGCTAGACTACGCATGGCGCGGCGCGAGCAGGATGAAAGACTAGGGGACGAGTGGGCCTCCTACTCGGCTCGGTCACTCCCTCAGCAGTATGGGGGCTTAAgaacattattattttttttatcattattttttacgtcaatatatttccttattcatattaatttttttagaaatgcATTATTCGCtttctaatataatttttatgtttcaattattaaattttatttctatagaataaaaaggaaaaaaatagggtatttaaaaaaatatcttataTTGATTTTTTCTGTTTTactatattaattatatattaacttttttatttattaaattttataaaaggaGGAACAAGTCCTAACCTAATATATTAATCAAAACAAATAATAATATATCTAAAACTTATTAAGGTGGAATGCCTTATTTAAAGGGTAGAAGAGAAATTGATAGATAAAACGTCGCAATTACAATTAGGTTTTGCAAAGATCAGGACGATGCCCCGAGCTAGTGACGAACATTGTAGTCGTGGGATGCCATTCTACCGGACGAAGTCCTGCATCAGGTGCTCTCCTTTTTGCCCATCGCCAACATCATCAAATTGGGCATCATGTGCAAACGGTGGTTTGAGGTGATTCACTCCTGGCCCCCGTTGTCGTGGACGATGATGGCACCAAATAAGCCGTTGTTCTTCAGTTCCTGCTTAACGATTGCGCCTGCTCAGGCCGCGTGTACGACCCTTGTCTCCTCCGATGGTACAACTTCGACTCCCCCCGCTTAAAAAAGAGCATCTGGCGCGCGTCCTCCTCCTGCGGCCTCGTCTGCTTAATGAACGTCAATGACGGGAACCGCTTATTGGTCGGCAATCCCATCAAAAGAGACTGGAAGTTGCTTCCTCAAGTCCCCGACAGCTCTTCCCTCCACTACAACGCGCTCGCCTTGTCGTTAGACTGCCGCACGCGCGGCTACACCGTGGCCGTCGCCAAGTGCACCCACACCCTGCTGCCAGGGAACTCCTGTCATTGGTACTTATCCGTCCACATCTACGAATCGACCACAAAATCGTGGGCCACGCCCTTTGCCCAAGACATCGGCTTCCGGATGGGCAGCAACAAGGCCGTCATATGCAGCGGCGTGCTCTATTACTTCATTGGCCTGCACCCGTGGCATCGCTGCCTAGTAGCATTCGATCTTTCCAAGCCGCCCTCAAGCACAGAGTCTCTGATTCAAGAATCGATTCGTTGTCCATACCGTCTTGCCTGTGCTGGGTTGATCAACCTATCGAACAAATTGGTCATGGTCGGCATGATTGAGTACTACTGGCCGAACGAGGCAGAGGGAGTGGTGATTTTGAAACTCGAGGATAAGACATGGCGAGAGGTGGCTCGAATGTCGATCTCCATGTACATGACGTTACACGGCAAAAATTTCATTTGTTGCGGTGCCGGCGACTTCCTCTTCATGCACTCCTCGTTGTGCCCGGAGCTATTGACCTTCGACATGAGGCAGAAGGTGTGGAAATGGTCGAGCCAGCTGTGTCCATGCCCGCGCCCCGACACTGAGCCATTGCAGTTCAGGTCCCTATGCTACTCCGGCTTCCGTTTCGAACCGAGGCTTGACGTCTCTTCTTGATCTCTCTACTGCATGCTTCATTTACaactatattattttaatttattttcattgTCTGCTGAGACTCTGTTCATCTGTCCATATAAAATAAAGTAACGAATTTCAACATGCATCTTTGCCATCTCATGAGAAATAGTGACTAATTTCAAACTGTCTATGACTTCAAGTTGTGGTTAAAGTGGATTAGTCAGATGCCCATAATGGTTCCGTCCAAAGAAAGATCATTATATggtcaatttaaaaataatatgtcGGTTCAAAAAACAGATACGTTATGTCGTACTAGCTAagatcatatttatatatatttataattttattttatctacataatcttatattttatttatcGTGAGCTTAgctttaaataaatttctctcttaGGTATAGATATATTAAGGAACGATCATCACATATCTCTCATTAATACTTGCACTACTTGCACTATAGAGTATTGAGCTGAATTTAAGCATGAGAGCAATCAAATCATATgagtcaataattttttttatttttaattaattatttattttaatatattttttagttttttttaatatttaaggtattttttataatatctattttttatattttagaattttaagtATTTTTCGTTTAAAATTTTAGTAGGTTaagattttttcctttttattaagatttttccttttgtatatttttttgttaaatttttttctttcgaATACGTTTTAGGGTTTTAGCTCTATTTAAAAAATCGCATCATTTAGTATGTTTTGATTGAAACTgctaatttatgaatttaaagaTTAGAAAAATGAATGCGAACGGGTTCAAAATTGGCATAAAGTGGAGGATATGAACATCCaataaaaaaataccaaaaattaCATATACGGTTTTAAAATTTTAGCAAGGAAGTGACACAAACTCTataataattgaaatcaattctAAGTCTATGAAatgaaattattaaaaataataaaaactttaaatttatattGGATCAGCATGCACAGATGGAGTAAACCAAAGTAGCACTGGTTGCAACTTTGGAGATGACAGTAATCTTGTTGATGGTTGACATGGTGAATGTTTTGTGGGATCGATAGGATGATGAGATTATGAGTTAAAGTCATAAGAGAATTAGAAGTCAAGCTGACctggaggtcaggaaggtcagaagtcaagcctccgtggccggtCAACAGTCGAGCTAACATGGACAGcaggaaggtcaaaagtcaagcttacgtggccaAAGTCAAAGTCTCAGCGGACGGGACGGTCAAAGAAAGGGATTATAAGACCAACCCTGATAGTGGGTAATAAACGGGCCCACAGACCAGATATAGCTGAGGACAGACTACAAGTTAATTaaaggtctggacacagacctggcaTGCAGGTCGGGgcatccaagc from Zingiber officinale cultivar Zhangliang chromosome 5B, Zo_v1.1, whole genome shotgun sequence encodes the following:
- the LOC121986705 gene encoding F-box/kelch-repeat protein At3g61590-like — protein: MPRASDEHCSRGMPFYRTKSCIRCSPFCPSPTSSNWASCANGGRVYDPCLLRWYNFDSPRLKKSIWRASSSCGLVCLMNVNDGNRLLVGNPIKRDWKLLPQVPDSSSLHYNALALSLDCRTRGYTVAVAKCTHTLLPGNSCHWYLSVHIYESTTKSWATPFAQDIGFRMGSNKAVICSGVLYYFIGLHPWHRCLVAFDLSKPPSSTESLIQESIRCPYRLACAGLINLSNKLVMVGMIEYYWPNEAEGVVILKLEDKTWREVARMSISMYMTLHGKNFICCGAGDFLFMHSSLCPELLTFDMRQKVWKWSSQLCPCPRPDTEPLQFRSLCYSGFRFEPRLDVSS